The Engraulis encrasicolus isolate BLACKSEA-1 chromosome 11, IST_EnEncr_1.0, whole genome shotgun sequence nucleotide sequence TCAGTGGATTTTGAGGATGGGTCACCGCTCTCATTCAAATGGAACTCTTTCGACAGGACTTTGTTTTCAAAGTAAGTATTTTCATCGAAGTACTGAAAAAAGTCAGACAAAGATGGACCCATTAACACACCATTTCTCTTTTGTTTGAGACAGAGAAATACATACGTTTATACCCATTACCCCAAACAGTACTTACAAAGTCTATTCTGTAACCCGATTTGATGTCCTCAAACTCAGTCACTTCCACCCTGGTGAGGTAGTGAAGcgcctcctcgtcttcctcaccGAGCAGGGCCGAGACTGCACGACAAAAAGCACACCGTCTCAATATGAATTACAAGCACAAGCAtttgttgcacacattgaaacgCTGAAAGCAGTATCTGCAGCAAATCACACAATACTGTGCAAGAACAAGTGAGCATGTATTCGTTACATCCACAAATATTTAAATGGGTTTTAAATGCAATCACACAGATGCACCAGGATCAACAAGGAACGACAAGACACTGAGAAATAAAGTCAAGTGAGGGGAAGCGATGTTGACCTCACCTTGTGGATGGTTGACAAATGTCGTGACCCAGAAGTTGGGGATTTTGGCTATGAGTTCTGACCTCTTCTGGAAAAATGGTTGGCGTAGCTTATTGTACTTCTGCTCGACTTTTAAAATTTCCTCACTTGCCTGTTCATTCAGTCtgcaaaggaagaagaaaaaggtcAGCATCACCACAAGCATATATGGGGGGAAATACAAGAACGAACAGTCTCAGGCATGCAGGAATGTGTTACCTGTCAATTTCGTTTTGTACTTCATCGATGTGTTCGATTGCTTCCTGTTGCTCTTTTtctgaaaaaagaggaaaagggcaATTAATAAATTTTGATATTTAAAAAAGGGTTGCAGGGATCCACCTCGCCTGCAGagaatgtgaaaaataaaaagtaaTCATGTTAAAGACAAAGGAAAAACCTTACTGCTAATGCATAATGACCTCAGTCAGAAATGTTGTAGCGTTACTATTTAAATGTTAAAATCCCTCGCCATTGACCATACAGAGTGATTGCAAAAGTAGCTTATAAGACACAAGTGTTTGTAAACATAAGTATCATACAGGTCAACATAATAGCCATGGGCATACAAGTGCTCCGTATCGAAGTGGCCACTCAAACCACTTCTGATGCTGCTTCCTGCTGCTACACAAGGCCGCGTGGTTTGAATGAGGAAGGCCGCACGCTGGAAAACCTCGGTCCAGCCTAGCTAGCTCGCTAGTTACCTGGCTATGTCTCACTAGCATGCGATTTGTTGCAGAGAAAGTGCATAGCCGTGTTCTGAAAATAAATTCCAATACGGCGCAATACAGTTGCAAGAAAACTCTTTCAGAATATCGCACGGAGTCCAAAGAGAGGGAAACAAGGGCACATGCAGGCAGCCAACCTGCTTGTGTGCGATGGCGGGGCAACAATAAGTGGCAACGTAAGGTTAGCTAGCAGGCTAGGCTAACAACCACGGGGCCTTGTTTCAAGCTAGCACTTCAAAGTATTCAACCAGCAAAGTACCCTTATGCCGAAATGTTATTTTTAGACATACACAATGTCCCAGTTTGCTCCATTTTCTCTATATGCAAGTACATATGAGAAGCACAACCAGGTGTTCCTTGGAAGTCACATGCGTGGCACAATGAATTCTATGCACGGGAAACATGGCCTCCCGAACCTGGTTTGTTGTTTCCCAAACACATTCCCTGTGCCCCGTGGGGTAGGTTGCGGCCCAAAATTACCTATCGCGAGGAGCCCAAAACGGGTATTTCGCCATAGAAAGTGTCTGGCAATGTATGACCAACTCCCTCGTAATTTTACTGATAACGGAGAGAACAAGTGAAAATGGCGGTGCTTAGGAGGCCGCCATTACTTACCGGAGGTCTCGTCCGCTCCGTCATGGTTTGAGTTCTGCTCCTTTCTACTGACTTTCGCTGCCGACGCCGACATGGTTTGCGGATTCTGTCAAGACGGAACTCCTCAAAAATATATTCCGTTTGATTAGAAATCTCCCCTGAGGAAGAAAAAAGTTAGTTGAATGTAGGTTCTAGAAGTGCGACTACAACGTGTGTCGTGCACCCCACAGCATAGAACGAGAGGCTTAACACACACCACCGCCGCTTCCACCACCACACAGAGCTCTGTCTCACTCACGCGCCCCGCTCCAGTTGAGAACGCGCTTTAGCTATGAAAATTGAATAGACAACCCCGCCCCTCGAGGGACGATTTACAAAACGCCGCTCGCTCCCGTTGTTACACTTTGATTGGTGGATATCAGTTAAGGGGTGGGGCAATAGGCGGTGTCCTTTGGAAACAACGCCCAGGGTGCGTCACACAATCGCACAAAGTGCgctttatgtatttttatttcattactGAACATGTTGGTAATGCATTGATTATTCTTTTCTATTGTAGAATTCCAAAATAGACCGGTCTGCCTTTATATGTCTAATGTCGACTGTATTGGAAATTAATAAGGTTAATTATCATCAGTTTCATTTTGCATCATGAACTCTCACAACATTATGTAAGTTTAAACGCTCAGTTTGCTTGCTGGAAATATATTTTTCAGGAATCAATCATGCAAATAGACTGGTCATCATTTATAATAGCCTAGTACACGAACCCGCCTAGTGgccaaacatatttttttttcatgttttggtctggctcgccaggctacggTTTTGATAATGAGCTATTTTAAGCCCTtgattgataataataataaaaacgtgTGTACGTCAGTAGAATAAAAGGTATGTAAAGTTTCGACATATCCAACCCAATTATACTGTAGACAAGTTCAGACAACACATAAGTGTAAAAGTCCAGGCTGCTGTTTCAGACATAAAACGCAATGTGTGTCTTGAGACTTTCTACATTTTAGGGTATTACATTTTTATGTGTATCACATACCTGTCATTTGGTCGTCCAAGTAAGTTTTCCTAAAGTTTTCTTACTCGCGAGTGGCACGAGGGAGGGTAACGTTTGGATTTGATTGACAGGAAGCTCAGCCAACAGAAGTTTGGACAGGGAGGTGTCTCAGGGGATTCAAACACCGGACTCGGAGGCAGAAAAAAAAGTCACAGAAAAGTACCGGTGTCATGGATAGTCTGGGTGGTTTCACGAGAACAACCAACCCTGGTTTTGGGGAAACTAAAGACTGAGTTGGTTCCACCCAGATCCTACGGGATATGCGCTATGGAAGAATGGGAATTTGGAAATACCTTTAATTTCAGATGTGAGGAATTTTCGTTACAACGGCAGTAACGTTAACTTCACTATCTTGGACGAGTTATGGCAGCTCCTCAGTTCATCAAGTGCTAAACAACGAGTTACTCATTTAACCTAAACGAAGTTTCTACAGTTGTACGGTCAGTTTCCTACTTGGACAGAAAGTCGGAAGTATCCATTTTATTTGGAAGCAAGTGGACGTAAATCCTGTCGTTGGGAAAGGGGGATCTTTGGATCTCCAAACATTGTCATGGCGGGGGTGACTCTCCAGGTAAGAATGTATTTCGAGAATTATGCTTCAGTATTTCTCACAATTTAGTTTGGCCATAACAAATACATCAACTTCTTGTCTAGGAATAGTTCTGCCTGGGACGAGCGAATCATGAAATGCAGCCCCTCAGAATTCCATCATGCTGCACCTTGCTTGTAGCTGCTCCACATGGTGCGAATGAAAATGAAGTGTTGATTTTGATCTGAAATGGTTGGGGTGGTCATACATTTTAAAGACATTCGCAAGTTAAGACCAAATCATACGGTGTAATACAAGTATCTTCAACCTGAACGAAGACTACGTTTTAGTTGTACTTCATGGGTTATAGTACAGCTAGACCAGTTGTACATTCGTAATTCTGTGTGATGAGTCCTAACATTTCTACCATGTTGGCTCAAATTCATCTGGCCTCAGCTAAATCTCGGCGTCAAAACTTTGGAGTGCGCAAGGATCGTGTGTTCCTTCAGACTTTCTGGTTTTACAGGTTTTACCAGGCTACTTCAATGCCACCACCGCAGATAATATAGAACGTGGTCAAGCAGCCACCACGCAGTAATTATTAATGCATGAAAACACTTTCCCGCTATGGAAATGTTCTGTGATATTCCCTCTTATTAAGTTTTTCCATTTCCACGCTCTGCCCTGGCCAGGAGGTAAGGACAGAGCAAGCTCTGTTTTCCCCTCGAACACTACAAAGACGGATTCATTCCCTGAAACGTGATGCTCTCAAATTTAACCGACAAAAACAGTTTCAATGTGCCATGTGAAGGACCAGACATGTAATTGAGCCTTTAAACTTAATATTATATCCTTAATTGATAGCTTTCCTATAGGAATTGAAGAATttgaaactttttttgttttgttttgttgtgtgtattGGAATTAGAACAAGTTGTTAATCTGTAGGCCTAGGCACTGTACCGGATTTCTTTTCAGGGGCCAAGACAACAACCAATGGCACACGTGTTTGTGGTGTTGCTGTTGTTGGTATGCCTCGGATTTTCAGCTGGCCGCTTAATTACTTCTTGTGCAGAACTCTTACTCAATACAGGAGCTCTGTGGGTTATTTTCCCTTCCATAGTTTCCCTTTTCATCACCACACTGAAGGAGTTTTCCCTGTGCCAATCTGTATAGCAGGGCAGATGACGTTTAACAGTATTAAACTGGCTGTTAAGAAGAGGGAGCCCTTCTTTTCTCAATTttcattttcaatattgcacTCTATTGCACTACATACAATAtatcacataagtgagtacacccctcacatttttgcagatttgtgagtatatcttttcataggagagcattaaaatttcactttgacacaatgattagtgaccttttaacaacatatataaccgcttaaatttcttgttcactcagaaaaaaacaaaatacagccattaatgtttgaaccttggccacaaaagtgagtactacaccccagattaaaatccagaacagaaggggccgtgttggctcgaatcatctcgaaatgaaaagggattaaaagggaggtcatcggtgtgcgtttcaacttttctttacattgaacttttacattttgagtctgcacttgGCTTGAATAGATTGGAATgcaatttgaatgcaatcctatggagagcgtcatgatctgcttcagtagtcacagtgcatgttgacatgcatgtttcttttaggtgtatttcagattatcaatgttgacagcattcatgcaaacccaaaccatgtcagtcccactacaatGCTTGACTATTGAGAGGATCAACTTTAttggtaaaactcacttgtttaccaccatgcatgattgacaccatctaaagcaaacttgtttatctctgtctgttcatctctcttgagaccaagatgaacaaattTGCCAAAATTACTCACttatgtgatatactgtacaaatGCTTTGGCAGAGGGAGCTGAGCTCCAGACTTGACCGCTGCCCAATTTTAACACTAGGTGTAAGTGATGGCTGTCTTAAGAGATAGCGCTCTTGCATtaaaggagaaaaggaaaggagtcgcacacaagtgCTGGTGGAAATCAGGGAagggaaaaacaataaaaaaagatgaaaataaaataataaaagcccAAGACAGAATGGGATAAGTTACTACATCTCAGTACTCAAGTCtagtgttccccaaccttttctgtcaTGCATACCCCCCTAAGCCTTGTTTTTGTTATAGAaggagtaccccctcactcatgctcaacATCTCGTCCTCTATCCTAATGTGATTATGTTCCATACGTTTGTTATTATCAActccgcccccgttgagaaacactaatctagcccatcatcagtgttcctcCGCCATTCTGTCTTTGACATCTCTTCATATTGCCAACATGTTATGAAGCTTTTCGAGTTTAGAATTTGAGCTAGTCCCGTGACTGTCTTGTTTTCAGAACACCTGTCTGCATGGCCTGGCCGAGGAAGACGACATCCTGGACCCGGCGTTCCAGCAGCGCCTGGACGACGCGCGGGCCCTGCTGCGCCAGGAGATCCAGCGCGAGCTGAAGATCAAGGAGGCGGCGGAGAGGCTGCGGCGCGCCGTGACCAACCGCAAGAGCGCCGCCGACGTGGACGGGCAGCTGCGGGCCTCCAGCCGCAAGCTGGAGCAGCTGCACTGGGAGCTGCAGGAGCTCAACGCCCGGGCCGTGGTCGTCACCGACAAGGAGAACGCCAGCACCAGTAAGAGACGAGCCGCCTGGGGGACAGGGTTGCGGGTCGGGATGGTGGTGTACAGACAAAGTTTGGGCAGGGGGCATGGTGGCATCCAGAACTGAGTTTAGAGGAGTCCTCATGTGTAAGGGCATGGAGAAGACCAGCTGCATCAGTAAGGGACAGGGTACGGGGAGGCTGGGTGTGGGGCCCAGAATATTGTTCAGAGGGTTTATCAATGTCCTCAATATTCATATTGTAGATATATTGTCATATTGTGTATTCATCATATGTAGTGTAGAGAAAACTCAATCACCAGTAAGGACTAGGAACAGGTTcgcatacaattcagagttcagGCAGGGGTGAAGGTAGTGCCCAGAACTGAGTTTAGATGATTCATCATGTGTAGGGGCAAGGAGAACGGCAACAATAGTAGGAGCCTGACCAGCGACAAGAGGGGACAGAGTTTAGACATTGATGTCCAGAACTGAGTTTAGAGGActaatcgtgtgtgtgcgtgcacgtgcgtgtgtgtgagcacgtgtgtgtgcggcacgcgtgtgtgtgttaaagaaaaCTCCAGCCGTTAGATCGTGGTAACAGGAAGGACACTGGCATCCAGAcagaggtgtaaaaaaaaaaacagttcaggagtaaaaaaaaaacacaaagaaaaaccCTCTCTTTCCATGTCGCACAGCTGAGCTTGCCTCcttgagtaactggtctacctgTCTGTCAGCGTTTAGGACATAGTTTAGAGGATTTATCATCTGGTTTGGTCAAGAAAAGCCATTACAGACAAGAGCCTGGGGACAGTGCTTTCCATAACCGAGTTTAGAGGAGTAAGTGGAGGAGGTGTCAAATCAAGTCTGGTTTATTTTTCagtttcttcacatgcacatgtCATACAAGggcattgaaattacatttctttctATCCAATGCCAAGACGCATAGGACTGACTGACATTAGCAGACACACATTAAAGGGTAGGACAGGACCAGTAACGGTGTACAAGTAGTAGGTAATAATAAAGTGATTAAGTGATAAATAACAACTGGACATTTAACATATAGAAGGAAGaaggtatgtgtatttgtgtgatgaGGGTCATGAAGGTTCAAGGGTTTTGAATCCAGGGCAATGTTGCTGCTAATACCACAGCAGCTAAGTGTGGACCTTTAATTTCACAATGAGGCGAGAGCTTAGTGAATGTAAACTCATTAATCGTGGACTCTGTTCAGAGAGTAGAGAAAACAGATACACAAGAAGGCATTGTTTTCTATGTGAAAGTTTGCTTTATTGCCCATTTCTTTAAGCTTATATGTAGTACTATATGTGGTGGTGGGACTTTTGagtcatttcaattcaattcagttgagAATTTCAATTCCTTTGCATAACTAATAAATATAAAGAAACTGACTGAAAGAATCactaaaaagaaaacattttgtCTGAAATTGAGGAATTGAACACTATGATCTTGATGTCTTTATGTTGACTGCATTTCATTTCGTGATCATCAACTATGAatgaagaggaatggagagggtcGTTGGGGTATTATTTAGTCAGGCTGGCATTTCATGGCTGTTGTTTTGCCAATCCAGTAGAAACAAGGCTGCACATTTGAAATCCATGTTTTAACCCTTTGTTGTATTGTCTTCCGTCCGATATTGGTTTTTTTTATATCGGTATATAATATTTTACCGATTAAAATATTGGTTAATTTAATGAAAATGTATGACGGAACAGTCACCTTCCAGATCTCAATTTTttgaatagtccatatcctgggtgtgattgGTCTTTGAGAATTGTATGAGCCCTAGATAATAGTCTCTTTGTATAGATGGCTTCCACGGCtggcagaggttgacgaatacaacGCTCAGCAGAGTGCACTATTCTTTGTAGTTCTTGtatgttcacgcactgtggcatttccgtaccaggtgatgatggaccctgttaagatgctcttcaCCGCTGAGGAGTAGATTATatcaatatattatattaaatatgaaaatgtgaacatatcgggtatcggccctgaaaagcAGGTAATTATCGGTTATTCAGTATCAGTTGAAATGTTTCATATCGTGCATCACTAGATTTAATCATACTGGAGCGTGAACTTCAGACTTTATACTATCCCTTGATGTGGGATATGCACAATTTGTTTCCATTTTAACTGTAAATGGTCTTACTGAAGCTGCAACCTTGCGGTTTGTGAACTCACAGACCAAAAGCTTGCAGCTTCAGTATAGCTATTTTGACAGACCTGAattgtgcagatttttttttcatgtttgttaAGAAGTATCTTCTACTAAATTTTGCACCTTCTCAACCGCTGTGTGGCCAGTGACCCTTCGCTACTTTACTAACTGTCCTGTGGCAGGTGATGTGTCGTCCCCGGACCCGTGTCACTGGGCAGAGATCACGTCCCCCATGGCCGGACGCGTCCACGCCCTGCAGAAGCAGCTGACCATCGAGACCAAAGTcaagcagggggctgagaacatgATCCAGACCTACCACAGCAGCTCCCACAAGGTAAGgctaacacacactctcacacacacacacacacacacacacacacacacacacacacacacacacacacacacagttcacgtGTATCCCATTTCATATACGGTCACATGGACTTggtgctattctctctctctctctctctctctctctctctctctctctctctctctctcatgcccacacacaccttctctccccTGTCACAAAGTGAAGAAAGCACACCGTATTTATTTAGTTGTATACTGGCACATGCTCTCGAATCTGCTGCTCAAATCTCCAATTTTTATCTTACCGGtacttgtatatattttttctttccatttttaaCCTTCAAAGTAAAGTCTGTCCGACATGTCACCCATGTGGAACACATGGCACTTTTCCTTATTTGT carries:
- the setb gene encoding SET nuclear proto-oncogene b; this translates as MSASAAKVSRKEQNSNHDGADETSEKEQQEAIEHIDEVQNEIDRLNEQASEEILKVEQKYNKLRQPFFQKRSELIAKIPNFWVTTFVNHPQVSALLGEEDEEALHYLTRVEVTEFEDIKSGYRIDFYFDENTYFENKVLSKEFHLNESGDPSSKSTEIKWKAGKDLTKRTGQAQVKAGKKRQHEEPESFFTWFTDHSDAGADELGEVIKDDIWPNPLQYYLVPDMEDEEGEGEEDDDEEEEGLEDIDEEGDEDEGEEDDEDDGEDGEDDGEDD